The genome window CTCAAAATATTTTTCAATTTAAAGGAAACACTAAGACATGAATAAAATTAATTTGCAGGAATGTTTTTAAGAACATTAACAAGCAATTCATAAAATGGTTGTACAGTATCAATCTTCAATTTTTCATCTGGTGAATGTACGCCAAACATTGTGGGTCCAAAAGAGATCATATCCATATCGGGATATTTTTCACTTATGATTCCACATTCCAATCCAGCATGAATTGCCTTTACTTCAGGTTCCTTTTTATACATATCTTCATAAACAGTTTTAAATACTTTTAGAATTGCGGAATGAACATTAGGTTTCCAGCCAGGATAACCATCACCCTCAACAACATCTGCTTCTGCCAGATGGAATACAGTGGAAACCATATTAACAATGTCCTGATTTTCTGATGCGACAGAACTTCTTTGGCTTGTTACAATATTAACATTTTTTCCATCTGTAGAAATTGTAGCAAGGTTAGTAGATGTTTCAACAAGTTCTGGAATATCTGGTGACATAGTAATTACACCATGCGGTAATGCATACAACGTATTTAACAATTTAATCTGCGTTTTTCCATTGATTACAGTTTTTGGTTTTTTAACTTTTTCCGCAATTACATTTAAGTTCGGTTCGTTTGTAAGCAGTTCTTCTTTTATTATTTTATTAAAGTTTTCAACATATTTCAGAAAATCTTTTCCAGCTTTTTTAGGAACCAATACAATTGCAAATGCTTCACGCGGAATTGCATTATGTTTATTTCCGCCTTCAATTTTGGATAGTTTAATTTTGAATTCTCGGGTTGCGTTCCATAAAAGTCTTGTTAATATTTTTATTGCATTTCCCCTGCCAGTATGAATTTCTAAACCAGAATGCCCGCCTTGTAATCCAGCAACTTTAATTTCATACGCGAGATAATTTTCCTGAACTGCCTGCGGTTTGAATGTAAATTTTGCCATCGTAGTTTTTCCACCGGAACAACCGATGAAAAAAGTACCTAATTCTTCTGAATCAAGATTTAAAAGAATAGTAGCCTTTAATGCATCAGTATCAAGATTAGTTGCACCAGTTAATCCAGTTTCTTCATCTAAAGTGAAAAGACATTCAATTGGACCATGCTCAAATGAATTATCTTCCAGCACGGCTAATGCAGAAGCTACACCAATGCCATTATCTGCACCAAGTGTTGTACCTTTCGCTTTAACCCACTCGCCGTCTATGTAAGGAATAATCGGATCGTTATCAAAATCGTGTTCAACATCTCTGTTCTTTTCACATACCATATCAATATGTCCCTGAAGAACAACTGTTTTCAAATTTTCTTTACCTGGTGTTGCTGGTTTACGTATGATAATATTCCCGAAACTGTCTTTGAAAGTTTCGAGGTTTAACTTTTTACCGACTGAAAAAATATACGCAGCAATTTTCTCTTCCTTTTTGGATGGACGAGGATAACTGCAAATCTCTTCAAAGTATTTCCAAACCAATTCTGGTTTAAGATTTCCTAAAACCTTTTCCATTTTAATCTCCTTTTTTTTTAAGTTCGTTAAACGAAATAAATCTAGATGTATACAATTGTGTTAAAAATTTTGTAAGTCTTTCATTTACTGGATTGATTTTTTCTCCAAATTTTTTTTTAAGTTCTTCGCCAATGGAAGCAACATTTTTCTCACCATCAATTTGCAGCCAAGTTTCGGATCCAAACTCATCCAGATTAATTTTAATAAACGAAGATTTCATTTTAGGAACAAGATATTTAACTACAAACTTATTAGTAAACTTTGGAAGTAATACTTTAACCGTACCATTTTCAGCAATTTCTTCTTTATATCGTTTGAAAGGTGTAAGATCTAAATAGTTAGCCTTTTCTAATTTTTTATTTCGCAATTTATTAAGAGCCATTTCTACCTATAAATTATTCTAACAAGTTTAATAGAAAAACATTTATTAAAAGCAAATCGGAGAAAAAGTAATTTACTCCTTCTCCGATCTAAACAATTTCTACCACTACAATCCAGAATTACATAACTGCTGTTGGTGGAGCAGGTTCATCTGGTTTGCCAGCATTTCTTAAAGGAATATAAATCAATACAGCGGTAATAATCAGCAATATCACAATGCTAATTTCAATTGGTGGAACTGTAAATATTCTATAAATATCAATTTCTGCAATCTTAAATGGTGCAAATGCCAAACCCGTTAATGCTTCGCCGGCAATAAAGCCTGCAGCTAACAGCACACCAACATTTTCAACTCTGGCTCTCTGAGCATCATTGTGATTTCTTTTCTTATTTAAAAGATCAACAGCACCTTTAAGTAAACCACCGATAAAAATTGCAAATGTAGTTTCCAATGGTAGATACATGCCAACACTTACAAGCATCGGACTTTTAACCTGCATTAGAATAAATGCAAGTCCCATTAACATTCCAACAATAATGAGTGGCCAGGACATTGCGCCACCAACAATTCCTTTTGAAAGCATTGCCATCAAACCGGCTTGCGGAGCAGATAATTTTGGACCGCCAAAACCACCTTCATAACCTTCTTTTAAACCTTGTGCA of Ignavibacteriales bacterium contains these proteins:
- a CDS encoding aminoacyl-histidine dipeptidase codes for the protein MEKVLGNLKPELVWKYFEEICSYPRPSKKEEKIAAYIFSVGKKLNLETFKDSFGNIIIRKPATPGKENLKTVVLQGHIDMVCEKNRDVEHDFDNDPIIPYIDGEWVKAKGTTLGADNGIGVASALAVLEDNSFEHGPIECLFTLDEETGLTGATNLDTDALKATILLNLDSEELGTFFIGCSGGKTTMAKFTFKPQAVQENYLAYEIKVAGLQGGHSGLEIHTGRGNAIKILTRLLWNATREFKIKLSKIEGGNKHNAIPREAFAIVLVPKKAGKDFLKYVENFNKIIKEELLTNEPNLNVIAEKVKKPKTVINGKTQIKLLNTLYALPHGVITMSPDIPELVETSTNLATISTDGKNVNIVTSQRSSVASENQDIVNMVSTVFHLAEADVVEGDGYPGWKPNVHSAILKVFKTVYEDMYKKEPEVKAIHAGLECGIISEKYPDMDMISFGPTMFGVHSPDEKLKIDTVQPFYELLVNVLKNIPAN
- a CDS encoding PqqD family protein; this translates as MALNKLRNKKLEKANYLDLTPFKRYKEEIAENGTVKVLLPKFTNKFVVKYLVPKMKSSFIKINLDEFGSETWLQIDGEKNVASIGEELKKKFGEKINPVNERLTKFLTQLYTSRFISFNELKKKGD